In Cryptomeria japonica chromosome 5, Sugi_1.0, whole genome shotgun sequence, the genomic window CAATTGGATTTGAAGTATTACATGAGTAATATGATTCATTTGTCACTAAAAGCACTGAATCCTCATCTGGGTTGTACTTGAAATCTGCAAAGAAAAACCTTAAACAGATAAGTAAAACACAAAGAATATGTACAAAAGACAACTATTAAGAAAAAATCTGCAACTATTACTGATACCCAACATAGATTGAACCCCATTTTAATCTTTTATAATCCTAATAACTAGCTATTGTAGGTTAAAAGTTGATGTTCACTGTGAAAAATCTAAAAGAGATCAGTAAAACAcaaagaatatataaaaaaataaaaaagatagccAACATTTATTGAAACCCATTTTAATATTTTACAATCTTAATAACTAACTATTATAGATTAAAATTGAAGTTCACTGAGAAAAATCTACAGATCAATGAAACACAGAATATTTTCTGCAATTACTGACAGAAACCCGTTTTAATTTATTACCATCTTGATAACTAACTATTATGGGTTAAAAGTTCACTGAAAAAGTTGTGAAGTGTTCACTGAGAAAAAGCTAAAATAGGTCAGTAAAacagaatatataaaaaaaaatataaccaTTAAGAATATATATACAACAAATACTGATAGCCAACATAAATTGAAACTCGTTTTAATTTTTTACAAACTATTATGGTTCACTGAGAAAAATCTAAGACAGGTCATTGAAACACAAagattatgtaaaaaaaaaaacataactatTAAGAAAAAATCTGCAACTATTACTGATAGCCAACATAGATTGAAACCCATTTTAATCTTTTATAGTTTTAATAACTAACTATTATAGCTTAAAAGTTAAGTAAACTGAAGTCAGTAAAACACTAAGAATATGTTAAAAAAATATAACTATTAAGAAAACTTATCCAACAGTTATTGTAGTCAACATATATTGAAACCCATTTTAATCTTTTACTATAATAATAATAGAGCTTAAAAGTTGAATCGCTGAGAAAAATCTAAAACAGGTCAGTAAAACACTAAGAAACTACTGATAACAAATATAGATTGAAACCTATTTTAATCTTTTACAATCTTAATACCAATTACAGCTTAAAAGTTGAAATTCACTGAGAAAAATCTAAAACAGATCtgtaaaatacaaaaaataaattaaaaaaaactattaaGAAACAATCTACAACAATTACTATTAACCAACATAGATTGAAACCCATTTTAATCTTTTACAATCATAGTAACTTAATACTGTAGCTTAAGAGTTCAAGACAAAAAAAATctaaaccaaaaaataaataacatagctaataaaaaataaatctgcAACAACTACTGGTAGCCAATACAACAATTACTGTTAGCCAATATAGATTGAAACCCATTTTAATTGATCTAAATCATCAGTACTTCTCAGGACTAATAATATATTTACTGTTCTAACAGAATACATTGACTAATATTTCCACCGCTTGGTGGTGTGTTCTATTTGTCTTTGCTGTTTTTACTGTTTCTGTGATTAAGTGGGCTCTGTCTCTCATAAAACCCTATTTTTGTGACCTTTGGACATTCTGTAATGTGTGTGCCTCTGTAACACTTCTTTACTTTCTCAAAAACAAGATATATAGACTATAACACTGTTCAGAAAACAAGATTTTCTTCAGTATGACCAAATAAGGAAAAAAAATGATTCGTTAATATTTTACAATCACTTTGCAAACCAGAAGTTCAGTCAGCTACTTCAGGAGTAAACAATAAACAGATGCTCTAACAGTCCTGAGAAAACAAAAAACTTTAAAACGAAGTCTAATGACTTACAAAGATTGTCAAGTTTAGTCAGCTACTTCAGGAGTAAACAAAGAAAGAAGAACAGTAAACAGATGCTCTAACATCCCTAAGAAAAGAACAGAAACTACTTTGAAACTAAGTCTAATGACTTACAGAGATTATCATTAACTTGAAGTTTAGTAAGCTACTTCAGGAGTAAACAAAGAAAGAAGAACAGTAAACATATGCTCTTACATCCCTAAGAAAAGAACAGAAACTACTTTGAAACTAAGTCTAATGACTTACAGAGATTATCATTAACTTGAAGTTTAGTAAGCTACTTCAGGAGTAAACAAAGAAAGAAGAACAGTAAACATATGCTCTTACATCCCTAAGAAAAGAACAGAAACTACTCTGAAAGAGATTCACATTAACTTGAAGTTTAGTGAGCTACTTCAGGagcaaacaaagaaagaagaacAGTAAACATATGCTCTTACATCCCTAAGAAAAGATCAGAAAATACTTTGAAACTAAGCCTAATGACTTACAGAGATTGTCATTAACTTGAAACCTGTTGCGCTCAGCCCACTGGTTATAGGTCTCTGTTTCATTCCCAGTGGGTTCAAACCAGCCTCTGGGCCCTCCAACTCTGAACTGATTTGAACCCACACTGCCATTCCAACACACTGCCAAACATACTGCCAATGCCAACCATTTCCACTGACAGTATGCCATTTTGCACTTGAAAcgcaaaagaacaacaacaaaacaagactGTCAATATAAAAGAAAGCACTGATAGACAGCAAGAAATATGTAACCCAGACTGAATTTTTCACAGGGATCTCATGCAAGCTTGGGAAGAAAGTCAGTCATGGGGTTATTATATATATTTGAATTTGGCAGATGTTTGAAATGGTGGTATTTAAGATAGTTTGTTAAGGTTTGTTAGTGATGTGATTTAGTTGGGAGACAGACAACCGTGTATTTAATACAAGTTTTCTTATCTCTAATTTTAGACAGAAGACTGGCTACGAACACTTTTCTCTTTTTTGACCAGAGCAATAGTTGGAAGTTATTCCATAACTAATCTGCAGCGAGGTTAGTGGAGTGTTGTTAAGAACTGGTAAACGTTAGATTCTTTCCTATGCCTACAATATTATGGCATTTCTAAAATAAGAAACTCTACCAAAGATGGGAATTAAATGACCACTCTTATTTGTTAAATTGGATTGATTATAGGTATTAAAACAAAAGATTatcatcttgaaaaaaaaaatgtaataatttaattttatatatgttttcaatttttttataaaattaatatttaatagtcTAAGGAGTTGTGTtctattggttaaagcattgagttctcactgtggagatcaaagttcaaatcccaaagggacatctaatatagaattaaaaaaaaaattaaattaatatttaatatagatATAAGATTGTATTAGATAAATTGTTATTATAAGATAAGAATGATTTCTAAAATAAGAAATTTTATAATGATGACAAttaaatgaccaatcttatttatTTGTTAAATTGGATTGATGATAGATAATAAAACAAAGTTAACATCTTGACttttagaaagaaaaaaacaaaaatgtaataacTAAATTTTAAAtcacataaattaaaatttaaataaatgtttttgattttttaaaaaaattaatatttcatATAGATATAAGATTGTATTAGATAATTTTTTACTATAAGATAAGGATAATTTATAAGATATTATACAttcaaaactttaaaaaataaaaattagaaaataaaaataataatttacatgAGTTAAGTTCATATTCTTCAACATgaagatttttatttttaagttcttaAATAACTACAAACCCACCAACCTCATATGTCTTATAAATAAAAGACTAAAACTCAACCTTGATTTAAGTCtaattaattttgttttaattattatttttctttatatatTTCAAGTTTGTTAAAATTTGATAAGAGGTTGCATaatcaaacataaccacaatatCTTTCTTTTAAGGAATTGtcattttgagaatttaaaattttaataactttttatctAAATTAATTTATTCTATTATTGTTATAGTGAAATTCACATATCCATGTCATTTCACATTTagtttttggtttattttgagtGAGTGTCATGATACATGTACATATGAATAAATAGCATAAAATTATGTAAAGTTGGGCTCATTCCCTTAGCCTTTACCTATTCCCATACACATTAGTTCATAGACACGTAGCTCCAAACTTATCTTTATATACATGCACTACAATTCATTCATCTTATCTAAGAATTTATTACACTTGTCCATACATTTATATAGATATATCCATCACACACTTGGATATGATTATTTGCCACCCATAGTCATTTCCATGATCAAAAGGCCAACCCTTCAATTATCGGCTTCAATATTGCCTTagtaaaattcaaattcaaagtttGGTCAACTAACCCCCTTGATTTCCTTGTCTTGAGATAACTAAGTACACATTTTGCAAACTATGATACAATGTACTAGTATTTAAAGGAATTCACTTATCATTTCTCATTCCTCATGTATCcagtgtcatcattgagcattaaaGGATTGATCAATATTTTTAAAAAGATTGAATTTAGTATTCTAAAATGAGCAATAAACTTGCATACATCATTCTAGGGagcttgatttttatcttttatcttttacACCTATTTCTGGGAATTAACATAGGATAATATATGTCTTCTTACAGCATAGCATTAGTCCTTCAAATTTACTTCTAAATAATGTTATCCATATATTATAGAGAAGAATAAAGTAGATAAAGGCCATCTAGGAGAGCAACAAACTAGAAGGGCACATTATTACATAGGATCATATCTAGATGCAAAGGACAATTTCATGACTATGGACTTCACCTAGAGCTATGAACTTGATCTTATAGAGATAAAAGTTACCATAGGATCCAAGGAAATTTAATGATAAAGAGATTACATTAATTATGTATCCAATGATTTGGAAACACAATGATCTATAGATAAGAATTTTTGACATTGACCATACGCCAAGAGAGACAGAGAAACTATTCATTTCAAATAAAACAACACATGCTAAGAAAGATGCCATCACACAACATAACTATCTACATTCAAAGAGGTTCAAGGCACAACTCCTTACACTAGACACTTCATTAGTTATTCAAGAGGGAACAATTTTCTATTTCTAACATAATAAATCATATAAATGTGATTTCATCACAATACATCATCTTACATACAAATACATCAACAATAAAAGATCATGTAGTATTCATTTTGACCTATCAACATGATCATTCACTTATTTAATTACCAAATTTTAGAACTATAATGCATTAAGAATATGAAAGAAACTCAAGACCATGTAAGGTAAATTCAGTAATCACTAACAACAGGGCAAAAAACACAAGAAGAGAATACACATATAAATAGAAACCTCCTAGCAACCTTGAGGTATAACTAACCTTCCAACAAAcataaaaaagaaaacaaacaaggGCAAATTAGGCAACACATGTGTTACCTATAGCTAAAAACATACTAGGTCCCCAACATACCTACCCACAATTTAGGATGTAGTAGAGGAGTCACTCTGATCCTCAAAATGATCTCAACTAAGGTTGACACTTTAGCCCCAATGAGTAAGGAAAGGCCTAGGAGGTATCCTCCCTTCATAAACATAAAACATGCGTTGGAAAAATCAAACCTCTTAATGCCATGCTAATGTAACGCCCCTACCTAAtccatcctttgtgattggatgtgTTGGATTTTTATGGGTGTTTGTGCTCTTAATATCCCTTACATCCCATCTCATTCTTTATTTTGATGTTCTTTTTAATTATTGAAGTTAGATTTATGTTTAGCTTTGTGGATGTTCACTCATCAGGAGATTGTGATGCCCTCACCTATCATCCTATTTGTGTTTTGAGGGACTTGTTATTGATTATTGATAACGTGTTATGATGATGGACATTAGCTTCATTTATGGACTTATGGTTAGATCTATGGTCTTTCTTAGATGGATGACAATGATTTCAACATCgttttgattatgcaaatgattagTGTAGGCAATGATGCATGCTTTACTTACATTATGTTTAAAATTTTATTGAAACAATTATGTTACTAACATGTATAGTTATACAATCTATTGGAACCTCATATAACTCATTCCGAGAGGCATATGAGTTCACAATCATCTTCATTCTACTAATGGTTTATATTatttatgtatacatgtatatgatgTTCTATGGAGTTTCTTGTAGATGCAACTTGTAGGAACTGGGCATTGAGTCCTCCTAATTGTTAGAATAAGCATGCCCTATCGACTTCTGAAGGTGGCAATGGGAGATAGTAACTAGGTCCTAGGTGCCCACCCCATGTTTCTCTGATGCGGGAGCAGGGTTAACACTTGTAACCATTGTCTATCTGGTCTGAGTTGGCTAGGCTACCATCGTGCAGAGTGTGATTCTTGGTTTATGACATGGTAATACTATTGACTATAATTTTTGGTAAATAAATTAAAAGGATTAAATTTTATGTATAATTAAATTAAAAGTAAAGTAATTATAATTAAATGTATGTATGCACAACTGTATTAATGATATGGTTCAtaaagtaattaattaatcaatcaatttaatAAAACTAATAGTTAAATAATCGTaagttaaaataaaattaattgatcTTATTAAATTAATTcgataatataaataatttaaaagattTACATTAAAGAaatgttaattaattttaattagctCAAAAATGGTTATGAGGTTGGTGAGGTAGTTCTAGAGGATATAGCTCCAGAATTTAGCTTGAGGGGGGATTTTGAGTTGGGTTTTGGGAAAAAAAGATTGGATTTTATTTCCAAATTGAAGATTGGAGACATAAGATTGGTAGAGGAGTTTTGGATAGAGGGAGGATTGAAGGATTGATTTCAAATTCTTGTTTTAAGCGTATCAGTGGTAGGATCTAATACCTTCTATGTAATGTTATTATATGATCATTTGCAGACACAATATACATGGAAAAGAAAATTGTTTGTGAATTTCCTTGGTTGGCTTGTTTCATGTGTATGAGTGTGTGTATGTAAGGTGTTTTCCTACCATGATTCATAATTCCTCCTTGTAGATATATTTCCTCTTAATGGTATCATTCGTTTCATGTATGATCATACTTGTTTCATGGCCTGATGTAAAACTACTTATTGTTGCCTAAGACCATCCTGAGTCTTGATAGTGTCGGTTGcgatttgtttattgttttatataaccataatttattttatttgttttttctttttgctGGCAGAGGTTTCCTCCAGCCACCTAACATGGGGAGGAGCAACCTCCACCGACGCAACATGAAGAGGAGGAAGGACTACATCCACCCACATAGCATGGGTAGGAGGGGTTGCCTCCACCCACACAATGTGGGGAGGAGGAGCTTCCTCCACCCACATAGTGCGGGGAGGAAGGGCTTCCTCCACCCACATAGTGCGGGGAGGAAGGGCTTCCTCCACCCACATAGTGCGGGGAGGAAGGGCTTCCTCCACCCATGCAACATGGCCCGAGGAGGAGCGCTCTCCACCTAGGCCATGTCATCATATTCTTCAGGGaggtaaaaatataaatataattagaaTGTGTTATGGTTTCACTTGAATATTTTAGATTTTAGTCCTTCCCAGATGTTTTGGATAGCCATGTCTTTTGGGTTGCATAACATTAATTTTTATTGTTAATATGATTGTGTGTGAGTATTAGGTTTAGGGGATTCTTGTataaccattaggacatcataataATTACGATAGCCATGTTTAGGCTtgctatatatattttaaaatgcaACATGCATAGAACAAATAAGTTATGACATAGTTACCCGAAAAGTTGAATGTGGTATAGATTAttcatttattaaattatttagtgTCTGATCAAGTTTTTCCCGCCAGTTAGAACTTTAGCATGTGTTAATATTTGTATGTATTATTATGTTTCGGAGTTTGGCCCTGTATGTAAATATATGTTGGCATATAGTCTTTCCGCTCAATCTTTGCAGTGCCTTTAGGATTGCTTGCCATTCAATATTTGGGTAGTGTTCCAATTTTTTGGTTGAtatgatgttttattttatatattatttattttagtttctGGAGGCTTtgttttaggttttagggttttttGCTTTATCATTAAATTTAGCATATGTGTTTCTTAACATAATATAATGATGTTGATTTATTTATTAAGTTTATGGCTTTTGTGTGAACCTATATTACACCCTGAATCCTTTATTTCATAAAATGTAATGCTCAGGATGGTTTGGATTAAATATTCGAAGTTAAATAGTGTAGAGTTAGGATTACTTTAGTAAAACAATATAATTGTTTGTATTGAAGTGATTtgctaataatttttttaattaatttagttaGATCTATAATTCACTGTTTTTGATATTTGAGTTGATTATCTTATTTATGCTATGTTGAAATATTTATCCAGTTATTTGTGGTTGTGAGGTAGCTATTAAACGATTACAATatgtataattattttaattagtttACTTACACAAGGTTAATTAATAAGGTAATTGGTCTTACTAAagaaatttaattaagataattaatgtTGATAGTTTGGGTTATTTAAGTTGGTCTAGTATTGAATGAACCAAATTGAGTTCTTGTATGCGTATGAAATTTGGTCACGATTAAATTAAATGTGGATCAAACTACTTCTTTTATTAATGAAGATTTAAACTATGTCCATATTCTGATGTAAGTGTTTCTTAAATTACATCCTTatcattattaataaaaaatatttaccctGAGTCAATAATGCCCTTATGATGGTAAATAAGTTAAGTGGACTAGTCAATAATGCCCTTATGATGCTAAGTGAGTTAAGTGGACTATTGGTGGGGAAGTgttttaaatgttttattattcTGAGCCCTATTGCTTTGTTCATTTTACTTTCCTAAGACCAATGGGTTGCTTTAGGGTTTTAAATTAAATTTGGGTTTCATGTCACAGAGGCTCATAGTGGTGTTGGTTAATTCTTGCGTCACTATCCTTAGTTGAATTTTTTCTTTGGAAATGATTGGATAATGGGAATTGTGGAATTATTTTCTCCTTGTGATCAATCCAACCATGTGGGTTTGATATTGAGACTTATTAGGGTGATTAATTCCCTTTGTCTATACTTTTTTCATATGATTGGTTTACCCTAGGAGTGGGTTAATCTATGGGAAGGTAGCATTAGAGTCTTAAGAAGGAATGGCTCGCAATGGGGGTCAAGGCCCAAAGTGGTTTCCTGGGTAACCTATTGTGGAGTTGCTTAAAcaagtgaaaaataaataaaaataatgaactAGGGTTACACACTTAATCAAGATGAATAAGTTTTCCTCGCCCATGtcttgagtgctcgtataggctctaAAAGGGTTTGAGAAGATGCTCGTTCATCTACGTGACATTTGGAGCATGCAATTGCTTGTCTATCTGTGGGACGTTTGGAGCTGGCATTGCTTGTTTGTCCATGTGAGATTTGGAGCTGGCATAATCATCCACCTTGTTCTCTTGAAAGGTGATCGGTTTCACATGTGTACCCTAGGAGGGACCATGTGATAACACTCCTTCCCTATTTCATCCTAGCACCTTACTTGGAGTTTTGTGTTATTGAGCTTTTATTAATGGACCATGATGTTAGTACTTGAATTTCCTTTGGGTTGATAGATCTTACTAACCTTAGTTGTCATTTAGGACCTAGTTTCTATCTCCCTAGTATGGTGGGGTGGACCATTggattccacatggtcgggtggtcaTGGGCCACCTTTGGAAGTTTGTTTCCTTTGCTGAGCATGGATATGGTTTTCTTTAGTTGGTGCACCTTGTTCATGATTCCATTATTGATTTGAAGATGTATTTATGATAATGTATCTTGTATTGATATATGATTGTAATTATATCACTTCATTTTGAGGAATCATGATGTAATTGGAAAATGTAATGTATTGATGATTTATGATTAGCAGGTTAGATTTGTTTTTTAGGATCAGAAATGTAAGTGTGTATTCGTCACATTTGCAAATGATTTGAGTGTCCTTATATATCTCCATGTTTAGTGAAATGATACGCCTCTTTAGAAAGGAGACATTATTTGAAAGGGTGTGTCTTTAGTTAACAACTCTAGATTAATTGTAGCCATTGTTATAATGGCCTCTCTTTATATTTGCCTTTGTTTATATGAATCACTACCTttgttagatttattattttaaatgtagAGAAAAATATCTCCTGAAGCTACCAaacactaacactccctcttagctagggagatatttttcagatatttgcatcatggagtctctcaacatgatgcccacaatggctacacccatttgtGGTAAGCATAAAGGTTCCTCACGAAGTCTCTCAATGTGATATTGTTATGGAGTCTCTCAAGATGATGCCCACCATGGTTACTCCCAAGTGTGGAAAGAAACACATTTATAAGTGcccatcatggagtctctcaacgtgatgtcatcatggagtcactcaacatgacgtccactatggctactcccatgagtgaAAAAACACAAGTATAAAGGATACATCATAGAAtctctcaacgtgatgttgtcatggagtctttgaacatgacatccaccatggctactcccagagggtggaaagaACCATGTCTCCGTCTCAGAAATGGACAAGGGATTTCACATCAAATTTCTCCATCTTAGAGAAAAATGTATTAACAAGggttttcacctcaaatttcttcaTCTCAGataaaaatgcattaacaaggactTTCACCTCAAATTTATCCGCCTCAtagaaaaaatgcattaacaagagctttcacctcaaatttctttgtctcaaagaaaaaatgcattaacaagggctttcacctcaaatatCTTTGtctcaaagaaaaatgcattaacaaattTTCATGATGATGTGATTCCCTCTAAAGCTCCAAGTACTTGCATCACCTTCTGACCTCCTCGTCCAAGGTTGCCTCTGTTGGTTtttcagactccctctgaatgtccAAGTACTTGCATCAACCTTCTAACCTCCTCGTCCAAGATTTCTTGCAATGCTTGCCTGAGAGGAATGGTTTTTGACGCACTCCTCTGGCACTACTAAAAAGCAagagtttaggac contains:
- the LOC131051456 gene encoding early nodulin-like protein 15 — encoded protein: MAYCQWKWLALAVCLAVCWNGSVGSNQFRVGGPRGWFEPTGNETETYNQWAERNRFQVNDNLYFKYNPDEDSVLLVTNESYYSCNTSNPIASYSDGNTVIKLRRPGPFFFISGAPGHCANGQKLITVVLSPYIHVVSPSPSQASNGDSNTAGTSFSSTYNLVSAITIALLSLVMAF